Genomic DNA from Ornithodoros turicata isolate Travis unplaced genomic scaffold, ASM3712646v1 ctg00001257.1, whole genome shotgun sequence:
CTACGAGACAAATACATTGATGTAGAACAAACTATACCAATCAAACACAAACAAGAGCTAAGAAGCGTTTTCCACGAATACGAGGCCTTGATAAGAGAGCTAGAACTAAAACTTATGGAAACGAAGGTACGAGCAATCATGgccgaagaagaaaaagaggaaacaaCTACGCACAAAGGAATAGTGAAAGGGAGTTTAGAGGAAGTAACAAAACGACTAAACGAAACTGAAGGAAAGATGTCTATACTGAAGGAAGTTCTTGAAAAAGAGGAGAACAAAGTGAATGCActgcttcgagcaaacagggaccgaagtgtatttaatgaagtggttgatatcctgtgcagaataggaaggctgtaaagcacagtcgccctcaccaatgccgcgtgaaccgcgagcagggaacgctgattagagccctgcacgggacgacttttccgggccgacccggcccgggcgcatcgaaaaatggcctgGCCCGACCcaggcccggaccttcatatttttatgcggcccgacccggcccggaatctaagcaaatagagcccggcccggcccggtgacccggcgagtagatcccggcatagtatttccagccgcgacgtacgcgtttctggcgattatcaaacaaatttatcagtaaatttataaggagagaaggcaaacatacaagtgatggcggtttaacaccataaccgccaacagaccaaattaaatccagaacgtacgcgggcatgggcgttatcgttacactgtcaagattttgcggaggtagaggatgctgtcgacaaactccttctcccagtctatacccctctcaccaagctttgccaagtgattgtgaaatacgtgaggagtgaggagcaatgtaaagtggctttcagaatgttctagagggtcgaaacatatgcctaatgcagtatcccttgcttgtctttgcaaaatatgcacagacaTACGATAATATGTCGTTagtatgcacaggaatgacgcaagcgcatgatgatgtgacctaatgcatctccattgtgtggaattagctgcgtggcccggccgggcctgactctcggaaacatatttgtcggcccgggcccggcccggcccgcggtgctaacgtattttgtcggcccggcccggagcacatgGCCAAAAGCAAGCCCGGcacggcccgcgggccgggtcggaggccccggcccgtgcagggctctaggtCCGAGTAGACATGCGATATGCCTTGCTTGCATAGCTTGATATGGCTTGAGTCACACAGAACAACTTAGTGATTTGCTTGTACCAAGAAATCAAATACATACTTAAAATTAAACCAATCCTTGTTAAAAAAAACGTCAATAAGCATTTTTGGTAGCTCTCTCTGTGGTTTatgtcttttaaatacattacAATATAAATGTATCTGCGTcattgaaaaaaaagtaaattttcggAAGGTGGGGGGTATGGTGGTTTGGTGGTACTCAAGGGGTCACATACTGGAAAAGTTTGAGAAGCACTGGCATAGAGGGATGTTGTTCCAAATCTAACTACCCAAGAACGAAAGGAACAATGGACCGAAATTAGTGTGTTAGGTAGGAAACCAGAATTAATTGTGCTGATGTCTGAGAGAAGGGTGTGGTATAAACTGAGGTTGACTAGAAGGTGTGTAAAATATCTGGTGCATAACCTGAGCAACTTTATACTTCACAAGGTGGTGTACATTGAGGATGCGGAAACGGGGAAAAGCAAATGAGACAGACTCATCAGGATCTAAAAACAAAATAATctgcagcgcccgcttcttcagGAGAACAGGTTGAAGGTATATGTGAGGCCATAAGTGATATGGGAGTGGATAAGGGTGTAGTGCACACAGTAaattatccagacccccctacaccacCCTAACTTTTCCACcagtgcaccccctacagggggtgcccttgcgatttcagcatTAGACACATGTCAGTAATGATATGTTTAGCTGTAATTACGTAACTACGATAATGCCTCCCCTCCCGCCCGATATTTTCACGGAGCACAATGCCCAGAAACCATACGGATCATAGAGAGGTAATCAAGAGGTAAGTGCACCATATTACCATCTGCAGGTTCCATTATTGTACAGTGCTTCCCATAGCTAAGGTATATCCAggggcagtctgtgtccagaaCACATAGGCAGAAATGTAAACACATAGTGAAGCTTTAAACTGTGTTATAAAACAcgagctttcatgcagtggtcAGGTGTAAAGAAAGGTATGACATCACAAACAGTATATGTGAACCTGTCGCCCCCCATGAGCCCTGTTGGAGAGGGTGGGTGGCCAGTCAGGTCTTTCCcctgccttttctttttttcacatgcTGGTCCCCTACAGTCTCCCACAGCACTCATGTGGGGTGATACGTTTTGTGTGTCATGTCATACTTTTCTTTGCACCTGATGAAATGCAGCCATGATGAAACCTTGATGTGTTCGCAATTGAAAGCTTCACCGTGTGTTTACATTTGTGGCTGAGGGTTTCCGAAACCAAGAAGAAAAGTAACCCATACACATGCTTTTACAGCCTTCTTCAATCATTATGCATCAAGAAGGGGCTACACGGAGGAAGAGACCGCTACAGCAAGCAAGAAGATCAGGCTTTGGCTTTCGCAGAAGACATCCGAGCTGAGACGCAGCAGCGCCAAACCGGCCGTGGTGCGGTCACTATCACCCACTCTGACTGACACCACTGGAGGTCCCAAATAAAGAGAGCCAAGTTTAAACATCTAACAGCTAGGTGTTCTCTTAatgtcctttgttgcacgttCCAGTGCAAGCTACACATACGAACAGCATAAAATACGCTCTATTGCATGCAAAAGCAAGCGTTTGAAAATAGCCTGCATTCACACACTTCATTTGGGCACCATACGTCAGTACACGCCACCTACACCAACACATCGGTACACACCAGGCACGGTAACACATCAGGATACGCCAGGCACGGCAGCACATCAGGATACACCAGCACGGTCACACACCAGCACGGTCACACACCAGGATACGCCAGCACGGTCACACATCAGAGCACACCAGACCCGTGTCTGATTTCCCGCTCTGGTGTGAAAGCAAGAAACACACCAGACCGGGTCTGGTGTTTTTTTCGACTGGGTACCCAAGTGAGTTCATGTGGCCCCAGCCCAAGAACATTGTTAGCGAGGTTAAGGGTCTTTGGGATATCGTGAAAACGGGGTTATTGTTAAGACCGATTCATGGATAAAAGTCTGGTAATACTCTATCAGTTGGAGATGACAAAAGACATGAGCCATGTTAATAAACTGCTTGTGACGTTTTGCAATTTGGAAGATGGTATGCTCACTGAAAGATGGCATTGTTTCATATCCAACCAGAGGCATAAAGCTCAACGcatgttcaaagcattaatgcactgtcatgtgttgtcacaTGACAATGCTGCATTCAAGAGTAAGTTATGTAGGTGTGAAGGTTTTTAAAcatgaattcaacagaaatACTCTGATTGGGTGTACTTCCTGCTGCTTGGCAGGCCCTTAGAATCTGGTCACAAAGCTGCTTCTGAAAACTGCCCTGCTGCTATTGGTTTCTTCACACTGTCTGTGCATCAATATTTGTACAGCTTGCAATAAAAGGCTACGAAACACCAGGGTGTCACATTTCTTCATTGGAGCAACACcctagaatgatgatgatgatgattagtattttaaTGGCGGAGCAGCAACGGAGGCTGCAACACCCTAGGAGCAAACAGaagcaggcacacacattcagaggTGCATGGAACAGCCAGTCACCCGTTTCGTGTTCAATATCTTCCTGCTAGCCAACAgagggccgctccgatgaagtgcGAGCTAATAGGCTCATTGATATGGTGTCCAGGTGTAATTTATATTGTATTTTGCAACGATATATTGTTAGCGATCAACAagaccagtaaaaatatccTGTGTGTTTGtctctccagtactgagtactctcCTGCAATGTAACGAGACAACTGCCCCTGTAGTGACCCTCCAGGGCAAGCATGACGACAACCTCTACAAAAGTGAGACGCTGTAAGTACCGTGCGTCCGTACTCACTGTCAGAATGTTCGAACTTAGGGACTGTCAGCGTAGAAGCGGACTACTTAGAGAAGGAAAAACGTGCGCTCGAAGAACTACAGGCTGCTGTAGGATCTCTGCTTCATGAAGTCTGCCTCAGAAGTGAGGCGTCAAACTACACGCTTATTGAAAAGCACTTTACTGAGATAGCGCTTCTTCAGGGTCGAGACAAGTTGTCCAGAGTTTGGTCAATTGGACGAGCTGTACAAGAGGTGACAGGTCACGATGACCTGAAGAGAAAACTGCGTTTCTTTCAACACGTATTGCAGAATGTGCTGTGGAGTGTAGGATTGCGGAAAAGGCCAATATCATTGTTGTGTATTTGGTATTGAGTTTCGTTGTGTCGAGCTGGAAGGCGACGACGAAGTTGGATCCGATTTTGGAGCGCGAGCGCTGGTTCTGCAAGAGCATATTCTTACGGTCACGAAGCAGGAAATAAAGGTGTTGTTATTTCCGTTCTGAACCTTATTACTAAGTCGGTTCTACACTGGCGACGAGTGAGGACATTCCCACGACGACATCGAACAACAGGCAAGCATGTCACTGGGACGGATCTACGACTTCAACGAGGGCATGAGTTGGTCCACGTGGATAGAACGTCTAACGTTCTACTGTGAGGCCAATCTCATCACAGCACCAGAGAAGAAGCGAGCGGTGCTGCTTACAATGTGCGGGGAGTCGACGTACGAAACTCTGAAAGCCCTCCTTGCGCCACAACTTCCATCTGAAGTGAGCTACTCAGATATCGTCAGGTGTCTCGCCGAACACTTCGATCCAAAACTGTCGGAACTTCTCAGCCGATTCAAATTCCATCAGCGTAATCAAGCGCCGACGGAAACGATAGCAGACTATGTTACAGCACTCAGGGCCATCGCCAGAGACTGCAATTTCAGTATTAGCAGTACAGTTTCGACGCCGGCGACAGATAGGGCAACAGGGGATAGCCCACCACAGCAACAGGCAATGACGGAGCAGCCGACACCGCCCACAGCGTTGCCTCTAGACGTCATGATGAGAGACCACTTCATTTGCGGTATTCGGGATAAGAACCTGCAGCAACGCCTTTTAGTGGAGCGTGACATAACATTCGATCGGGCTTTCAAGATTGCTCTCGCAACGGAGTCAGCAGTGAGTCAGCAGAGTCAGCTGCAGTCGGCACAAGAACGAGACCAGGTTAACATCGTTCGGAGAAAGTCCGCGGGACATCGGAAGAAGACGACTAAAACACAAAGGTGTGGCCGCTGTTTGGGAGATCACGAGGCAAAGGACTGTCGGTTCAAGAATGCCATCTGCAACAGGTGCAACAAAAAGGGCCACATTGCGAGAGCTTGTAAGCAGCAACATGGAGCGCCAGTGGCAGGAGACAGTCATCACCTTGCTAGTGGGTCGGATGATGAGCGGAGTTCATCCTCCAGTGAGCTCTACCAACTTAACCACGTCGGGGATAAACTAGGTCGTCCAGACATTCCCAAATTCACAGTGACGCTCAAGGTAGAAGGAAAGCGCCTCAATTTTGAAGTGAAT
This window encodes:
- the LOC135376724 gene encoding uncharacterized protein K02A2.6-like — its product is MSLGRIYDFNEGMSWSTWIERLTFYCEANLITAPEKKRAVLLTMCGESTYETLKALLAPQLPSEVSYSDIVRCLAEHFDPKLSELLSRFKFHQRNQAPTETIADYVTALRAIARDCNFSISSTVSTPATDRATGDSPPQQQAMTEQPTPPTALPLDVMMRDHFICGIRDKNLQQRLLVERDITFDRAFKIALATESAVSQQSQLQSAQERDQVNIVRRKSAGHRKKTTKTQRCGRCLGDHEAKDCRFKNAICNRCNKKGHIARACKQQHGAPVAGDSHHLASGSDDERSSSSSELYQLNHVGDKLGRPDIPKFTVTLKVEGKRLNFEVNSGAACSIISEQTYRETWPHNPPELKKKTTCLRTWSGEGLRALGTTQVRVRFKTKDFILPLTVMRGTGCNLLGRDWFRPLNIRVSGIRHVQDSSQLHTLLKYETVFVENIDGHKGAPVSLELKENAAPCFLKARPVPFALRSTVEKEIDHTVNLRTKASSYPFPTTTEVFTRLRGGKIFSTLDLKQAYQQLRLTTAAAEILTVNTIKGLFRVKRLPFGISAVPGIFQRFIDTLLADIPGTSAYLDDVIVCGKDIDEHNRRLEQVLSKLEGANLRLRRDKCKFALPEVSYLGHRIDAEGLHPTDDKVKAWLQAPSPKSKRPN